Proteins encoded in a region of the Candidatus Neomarinimicrobiota bacterium genome:
- a CDS encoding PAS domain S-box protein, whose protein sequence is MSDDHRFIHLLLDFDQAISWPDIKRVTSKALSFFDTNFKLERISITLIDQTNQQFEVFTRDTSVLHLSTGDRHPLSELHNAPGSNKNEPKYYSHISSLPKPSSVILSLLEAGIQSFFDVPLIIGDEAIGSINIGSRQPGGIPAETREIVVLLTSRLSLALFHARLHDELKMKEAALEASERSYRELIDQAADVILKATFQGEIIQANVAATRLLGYSNDELLKMNLSALFEPDVLVRKPLRYDLVNEGLTVLSERAFRTKAGTLIPVEMNSKKLSDGTLVSIVRDLTERNKTKERLLDQKNQITALFDATPILMYAKDPDGRYTMLNDAYLTFFGKERGDMLGKTVTEVWKTPSARQVEKDDLKLFQNNELQAHATEFKNASGITRQMLSRKAPYLDAQGDPAGFVGTLIDYTDLKEAQSRYQTLFNNSPDPIVVHDGKVILTANRAALDFFKAEDPDKYVKSPVSAFIHPDSVGNSRKRIKALLDSKQPNNIVSQKFVIATGEVRDVEVMSVPIEDQGRIVIMSSFRDVTDELITRKALLNSEERYRRAFNYSPTAMVLHDKGVLLDANQAALDFAGAESLEEVLGMDLFKLVHPDFRQAAHEGIENLLKTGKPVAGVREQKYLTLSGEERWVEIKGVPVDQINKTLILLSFNDIHERVLAREQMRKSRQQLEVITGHLTSYLFLVDTNLSLLYVNQTTAKLLEAKSEDVLGEPLKKFVPEGALTAGLEYLPRLLKGEVCSFPYHHKSKSRGAFVYVLTLIPIEAEDGDVMAFLVQMDDVTEIASAREEIAENKELLELIVDTIPGLFSYSDMNEKYLYVNEAYANWYGYKKADVIGKSFNQIIPAHTYSEIQPYLSRISKGEAFSYSRTTTGPDGRAHDLEIRYLPHFDTNKQPKAFLTSLQDVTELNEYERFRDSLRRLARQLTVSLKPREVGILAASLLYDLFGYDAFALYRINLEKNEAAGLFSQDTFSGQDTPVEVENGSYIMDVENIENTFILPSPLLINRKKSSKEQPLSPFGDASRLSLSLVFVPIFWEGIQIGLFTLQSYIAEKFQDDDLPKLKIFANQIGGALVRAQADELIQLQTDELKVRELELQASVKEKDVLLQEVYHRTKNNMQVIIGLLEMRGLKAKNDETQILVEEMTNQIYSMSMVHDLLYRSKSLSEIQLDEYLEKLVERLILAYKTSLGNITPDCLPEAITVNIQTAIPLGLVINEIISNALKYAFPDHRDGKILIRTRKLGKGGLSIEVGDDGVGLKSGVDLNTTDTSGVKIIHDIVELQLLGTLKISTAKGVKYLITIPSLKLD, encoded by the coding sequence TGGAGGCTGGGATTCAATCTTTCTTTGATGTCCCTTTGATAATAGGGGACGAAGCCATTGGCTCCATAAATATTGGATCTCGCCAACCGGGCGGAATCCCCGCAGAGACCCGTGAGATAGTGGTGCTGCTGACATCCAGACTTTCCCTGGCTCTCTTTCATGCCCGGCTTCACGATGAGCTGAAAATGAAAGAGGCGGCCCTGGAGGCCAGCGAGAGAAGCTATCGGGAACTCATCGACCAGGCAGCCGATGTGATTCTAAAAGCCACGTTTCAGGGTGAGATTATTCAGGCAAATGTGGCAGCCACACGCCTGCTTGGATATTCCAACGATGAACTGCTCAAAATGAATTTATCGGCCTTATTTGAACCAGATGTTTTGGTGAGAAAACCCCTGCGCTATGATCTCGTGAATGAGGGACTCACCGTGCTTTCGGAGCGAGCTTTTCGTACTAAAGCTGGCACCCTCATCCCTGTGGAAATGAATTCCAAAAAGCTTTCCGATGGCACCCTGGTAAGTATTGTTCGTGATCTTACGGAACGGAATAAAACCAAAGAACGCCTCCTTGACCAGAAAAACCAGATCACAGCCTTGTTTGATGCCACGCCAATACTCATGTATGCCAAGGACCCTGATGGTCGCTACACCATGCTAAATGATGCCTACTTGACATTCTTTGGAAAAGAGAGGGGTGATATGTTGGGGAAGACGGTGACTGAGGTTTGGAAGACCCCTTCAGCGCGGCAGGTTGAAAAAGATGACCTCAAGCTTTTCCAGAACAATGAACTCCAGGCCCACGCCACTGAATTTAAAAATGCTTCTGGCATCACACGACAAATGCTGTCACGAAAAGCGCCTTACCTGGATGCCCAGGGCGATCCCGCGGGGTTTGTCGGCACTCTGATAGATTATACTGATCTCAAAGAGGCACAGAGTCGTTATCAAACCCTTTTCAACAATTCTCCTGACCCCATCGTTGTTCATGATGGAAAGGTGATCTTGACGGCCAATCGGGCTGCCCTGGACTTTTTCAAGGCAGAAGACCCAGACAAATATGTTAAAAGTCCTGTCTCGGCATTTATACATCCAGACTCTGTGGGCAATTCGAGAAAACGAATAAAAGCGCTGCTCGATTCCAAACAGCCTAACAATATCGTGAGTCAGAAGTTTGTTATTGCCACCGGTGAGGTGCGCGATGTAGAGGTCATGTCAGTACCGATTGAGGATCAGGGACGGATTGTTATCATGTCATCGTTTCGGGATGTTACTGATGAGCTTATCACTCGCAAGGCCCTGCTTAACAGTGAGGAGAGGTATCGCCGGGCATTCAATTATTCACCGACTGCCATGGTACTTCATGACAAGGGGGTCCTTTTGGATGCGAACCAGGCAGCCCTGGATTTTGCAGGAGCTGAAAGCCTTGAGGAAGTGCTGGGAATGGACCTTTTTAAGCTGGTCCATCCAGATTTTCGTCAGGCTGCTCACGAGGGGATTGAAAACCTGCTTAAAACCGGAAAACCTGTCGCAGGTGTTAGAGAGCAAAAATATCTCACCCTGTCTGGCGAAGAGCGTTGGGTCGAAATAAAAGGTGTTCCGGTAGACCAAATCAATAAAACCCTCATCCTGCTCTCTTTTAATGATATTCATGAAAGGGTCTTGGCCCGCGAGCAAATGAGAAAAAGTCGTCAACAACTGGAAGTCATCACAGGCCACTTAACCAGTTATCTTTTTCTGGTCGACACTAACTTGTCACTCCTGTACGTAAATCAGACCACTGCAAAACTTCTGGAGGCCAAAAGTGAAGATGTCCTTGGGGAACCTCTCAAAAAATTTGTTCCAGAAGGAGCCCTGACTGCTGGCTTAGAATACCTGCCCCGCTTATTAAAGGGCGAGGTTTGTAGCTTCCCGTATCACCACAAGTCAAAATCGCGAGGAGCGTTCGTTTATGTCCTGACCCTGATACCTATTGAGGCCGAGGATGGAGATGTTATGGCTTTTTTGGTGCAAATGGATGATGTGACTGAGATAGCCTCTGCTCGAGAAGAGATAGCCGAAAACAAAGAACTCCTGGAGTTGATCGTTGATACGATTCCAGGGCTTTTTTCTTATTCAGATATGAATGAGAAATATCTCTACGTAAACGAAGCCTATGCAAACTGGTATGGCTATAAGAAGGCCGATGTCATCGGAAAATCTTTCAACCAAATCATTCCGGCGCACACGTATTCAGAAATTCAACCCTATCTATCCAGAATCTCTAAAGGGGAGGCGTTCTCCTACTCCAGGACGACTACAGGTCCCGATGGCCGGGCTCACGATTTGGAGATCCGCTATCTTCCACATTTTGACACAAACAAACAGCCCAAGGCCTTTCTGACCTCACTCCAGGATGTGACTGAGCTAAATGAGTATGAGCGGTTTCGTGATTCCCTGCGTCGACTTGCCCGCCAGCTTACCGTTTCCCTCAAACCGCGAGAGGTGGGAATCCTTGCCGCCTCCTTGCTTTATGACCTCTTTGGTTATGATGCCTTTGCTTTATATCGCATCAATCTCGAAAAAAATGAAGCTGCTGGATTGTTTTCCCAGGATACCTTTTCCGGACAGGATACACCGGTTGAGGTCGAGAACGGCTCCTATATTATGGATGTAGAAAATATTGAGAATACCTTTATTCTTCCCTCGCCACTCCTGATCAATCGCAAGAAGTCCTCAAAAGAACAACCCTTGTCTCCTTTTGGTGATGCATCTCGACTTAGCCTGTCGCTAGTGTTTGTACCCATCTTCTGGGAGGGGATCCAGATTGGATTGTTCACCCTGCAAAGTTATATCGCTGAAAAATTCCAGGACGATGATCTGCCCAAACTGAAAATTTTTGCCAACCAGATTGGTGGCGCCCTGGTTCGAGCCCAGGCAGACGAACTCATCCAACTTCAGACCGACGAGCTAAAAGTAAGGGAGCTTGAGCTTCAGGCCAGCGTGAAGGAGAAAGACGTTCTTCTACAAGAGGTCTATCACCGAACCAAAAACAATATGCAGGTTATTATCGGCTTACTGGAAATGCGTGGCCTGAAGGCTAAAAATGACGAGACTCAGATTCTGGTCGAAGAAATGACCAATCAGATATATAGTATGAGTATGGTTCATGATCTTCTGTACAGATCCAAGAGTTTGTCAGAGATCCAACTGGATGAGTATTTGGAAAAGTTGGTTGAGCGGCTCATTCTGGCATATAAAACCTCGCTTGGGAACATCACCCCGGATTGTCTCCCCGAGGCAATTACTGTGAATATTCAGACTGCCATTCCTTTGGGCTTGGTGATAAATGAGATAATCAGTAACGCCTTGAAGTATGCTTTCCCAGATCATCGAGATGGGAAAATTCTAATCAGGACCAGGAAGCTTGGAAAAGGTGGCCTGTCCATAGAAGTCGGGGATGATGGCGTGGGGTTGAAGTCTGGGGTGGATTTAAACACTACAGACACATCTGGGGTGAAGATTATTCACGATATTGTCGAGCTACAGCTTCTGGGTACCTTGAAAATATCTACTGCTAAGGGGGTAAAGTATTTAATTACTATCCCCAGCCTGAAGTTAGATTAG
- a CDS encoding response regulator, whose amino-acid sequence MVEQTRILLVEDEVITASSLKLGLEAAGYGVCPLATRGERAIKIAAEEKPDVILMDVNLPGSLNGIETARVILKTLDTKILFLTGYHDDDVIAQINSLNPLGYVIKPVSVERIRDILDANL is encoded by the coding sequence ATGGTAGAACAAACACGCATCCTGCTGGTTGAAGACGAAGTTATCACCGCCTCCTCCCTGAAGCTGGGGCTGGAAGCCGCAGGCTATGGGGTTTGCCCCCTGGCCACCCGTGGCGAAAGGGCCATAAAAATTGCCGCGGAAGAAAAGCCGGATGTCATCTTGATGGATGTTAACCTGCCTGGCAGCCTCAATGGCATTGAAACTGCCCGGGTCATCCTGAAAACACTTGATACCAAAATACTTTTCCTTACTGGCTATCACGATGATGACGTTATTGCTCAAATAAACTCCCTGAATCCTCTGGGCTATGTGATCAAACCTGTCAGCGTCGAACGCATCCGAGACATTCTGGATGCAAATCTTTAA
- a CDS encoding SpoIID/LytB domain-containing protein, whose translation MKRFLLLALFVCSGMAQHLFNQEPEVRVRIVNTLDTLNISLRGEWFFRNTSAAKMTLPVNSQIQLINSGGQISVFDTSGTLLAKTPSFMFRSNSDTASVKIKSVPYGVGWWWAGVEDRIYEGAFHIYIGTHQEMDVVVQLPLETYLKGVVPYEIGGTSPLEALKAQAVAARSEAVIALTSKLYSDEFYDLTSDVECQVFSGNKRRTARSDQSVEETAGLIISESGQPMNAFYASNCGGRAELIQNVWPGRNRLESYGVSLPDNENRRGPNLRCNWKARRWIKSSPDVYCNPDPNAFLPSWSRNNFRWSREFTVQELTDMLTDDRDLGLFRRIRVLKRGPSGRIYKARILFEKGKLDINGELTLRQLFSPSLRSSAFYVKRRGDKVVIRGSGWGHGVGMCQSGAVAQATRGRSFEEILKHYYSKAGLLNIYGK comes from the coding sequence ATGAAGCGCTTTCTTCTCCTCGCCCTTTTTGTATGCTCTGGCATGGCTCAGCATCTATTCAATCAGGAGCCAGAGGTCAGGGTTAGAATCGTCAATACCCTGGATACACTCAACATCTCCCTCAGGGGTGAGTGGTTTTTTCGAAACACATCAGCTGCAAAAATGACACTACCCGTAAATTCTCAGATTCAACTTATTAATAGTGGCGGACAAATCTCTGTTTTTGACACCTCGGGCACCTTGCTGGCCAAGACCCCATCCTTTATGTTTAGATCAAACAGCGACACCGCTTCAGTTAAAATTAAATCTGTTCCCTATGGGGTTGGTTGGTGGTGGGCTGGTGTGGAAGACCGGATTTATGAAGGTGCCTTCCATATATATATCGGGACACATCAAGAAATGGATGTTGTGGTTCAATTGCCCCTGGAAACCTACCTGAAAGGGGTTGTACCTTATGAAATTGGCGGCACATCCCCCCTGGAAGCCCTCAAGGCTCAGGCAGTAGCTGCCAGATCCGAAGCTGTCATCGCCTTGACCTCCAAACTCTATAGTGATGAGTTCTATGATCTCACATCCGATGTGGAATGCCAGGTCTTTAGTGGTAACAAGCGGCGCACCGCCCGGTCTGACCAGTCAGTCGAGGAAACAGCGGGGTTGATCATCAGCGAGAGCGGGCAACCCATGAATGCCTTTTACGCCTCAAATTGTGGTGGTCGAGCTGAACTTATCCAGAATGTCTGGCCTGGCCGGAATCGGCTGGAAAGCTATGGCGTGTCCCTGCCAGACAACGAGAATCGGAGGGGACCGAACCTGAGGTGCAACTGGAAAGCCAGGCGCTGGATAAAATCCTCGCCGGATGTCTATTGCAATCCGGACCCCAACGCTTTCCTGCCCAGCTGGAGCAGGAACAATTTTCGCTGGTCCCGGGAATTTACGGTTCAAGAATTAACTGACATGCTCACCGACGACCGGGATCTGGGTTTGTTCAGGAGAATCCGTGTTTTAAAGCGGGGACCCTCTGGACGCATTTATAAAGCCCGCATTCTTTTTGAGAAGGGCAAGCTTGATATAAATGGGGAACTCACCCTGCGACAGCTTTTTAGTCCCTCACTGCGGAGTTCGGCTTTTTATGTAAAACGGAGGGGTGACAAGGTGGTTATCCGTGGCTCTGGCTGGGGACATGGTGTGGGCATGTGCCAGAGTGGCGCCGTCGCCCAGGCCACCAGGGGTCGCAGTTTTGAGGAGATTCTTAAACACTACTATTCAAAAGCGGGTTTGTTAAACATCTATGGTAAATAA
- a CDS encoding ankyrin repeat domain-containing protein, which translates to MLGLYGADVNLKDSTGDSALDRAGQRRNYEMLSYLKSVQTQNLRNH; encoded by the coding sequence TTGCTCGGGCTTTATGGGGCGGATGTCAACCTGAAGGATTCAACCGGTGATTCTGCCTTGGATCGTGCCGGGCAAAGAAGAAATTATGAGATGCTATCATATTTAAAATCAGTGCAAACCCAGAATTTGAGAAACCACTAA